A window from Gallus gallus isolate bGalGal1 chromosome 5, bGalGal1.mat.broiler.GRCg7b, whole genome shotgun sequence encodes these proteins:
- the FADS1 gene encoding acyl-CoA (8-3)-desaturase isoform X1 codes for MLNARRPHAAPEGAGARQRGPMGVELRREGRVLASRRANERRASGAARNRRLRPSAAGGLGPAVGRAMEERGAEPEQRRFTWEEIAQRTGRGPAADERWLVIDRKVYDISRFHRRHPGGSRVISHYAGQDATDPFIAFHLDKTLVKKYMSPLLIGELAPDQPSFEPSKNKKLVEDFRELRATVEKMGLLKPNRTFFLLHLCHILALDVAAWLTIWYFGSSTVPFLFSALLLGTVQAQAGWLQHDFGHLSVFSESKWNHWVHKFVIGHLKGAPASWWNHLHFQHHAKPNCFRKDPDVNMHPLFFALGKKLSVELGEQKKKFMPYNHQHKYFFIIGPPALVPLYFQWYIFYFVVQRKQWVDLAWMLTFYIRFFLTYLPLLGVKGILGLHLLVRFIESNWFVWITQMNHIPMHIDYDKNVDWFSTQLQATCNVRQSLFNDWFSGHLNFQIEHHLFPTMPRHNYWKVAPLVKSLCAKHGIEYHCKPLLTAFADIVYSLKDSGELWLDAYLHK; via the exons ATGCTCAACGCCCGGCGGCCACACGCAGCCCCGGAGGGGGCGGGCGCGAGGCAACGCGGGCCAATGGGCGTGGAGCTCCGGCGAGAGGGGCGGGTCCTCGCGTCGCGGAGAGCCAATGAGAGGCGGGCTAGCGGGGCGGCTCGCAACAGGAGGTTGAGACCGAGCGCGGCGGGGGGACTCGGGCCGGCGGTGGGGAGAGCCATGGAAGAGCGCGGGGCCGAGCCGGAGCAGCGCCGCTTCACCTGGGAGGAGATCGCGCAGCGCACGGGCCGGGGCCCGGCGGCGGACGAGCGCTGGCTGGTGATCGATAGGAAGGTGTACGATATCAGCCGTTTCCACCGGCGGCATCCGGGCGGCTCCCGCGTCATCAGCCACTACGCCGGGCAGGACGCCACG GATCCTTTCATAGCGTTTCATCTTGACAAGACACTGGTGAAAAAGTACATGAGCCCACTCTTGATTGGGGAACTGGCACCGGATCAACCCAGCTTTGAACCCAGCAAGAAT AAAAAGCTGGTAGAAGATTTCCGTGAGCTCCGTGCCACTGTGGAGAAGATGGGGCTTCTCAAACCCAACCGCacctttttcctcctgcatcTCTGCCACATCTTGGCGCTGGATGTTGCGGCATGGCTCACCATCTGGTACTTTGGGTCATCCACTGtgcctttcctcttctctgcgTTGCTTCTAGGCACTGTCCAG GCCCAGGCTGGCTGGCTCCAGCATGATTTTGGACACCTTTCAGTCTTTAGCGAGTCCAAATGGAACCACTGGGTGCACAAATTTGTGATCGGCCACCTGAAG GGAGCACCAGCCAGCTGGTGGAACCACCTCCACTTCCAGCACCACGCGAAACCCAACTGCTTCCGAAAGGACCCTGATGTTAACATGCACCCCTTATTTTTTGCTTTGGGAAAGAAGCTCTCTGTAGAG CTTGGcgaacaaaagaagaaattcatgCCTTATAACCACCAGCACAAGTACTTCTTCATCA TTGGTCCCCCAGCTCTGGTGCCTCTTTACTTCCAGTGGTACATATTCTACTTTGTAGTACAGAGGAAACAGTGGGTG GACCTGGCCTGGATGCTTACCTTCTACATTCGATTCTTCCTCACCTACCTGCCCTTACTGGGTGTGAAGGGTATCCTGGGGCTTCATCTGTTAGTCAG GTTCATAGAGAGTAACTGGTTTGTCTGGATTACGCAAATGAATCACATCCCTATGCATATTGATTACGATAAGAACGTGGACTGGTTCTCTACCCAG cTCCAGGCAACCTGTAATGTTCGTCAGTCCTTATTCAATGACTGGTTTAGTGGACATCTGAACTTCCAAATCGAGCACCA ccttttTCCTACAATGCCTCGACACAATTACTGGAAGGTGGCCCCTTTGGTGAAGTCCTTGTGTGCCAAACATGGTATTGAGTACCACTGCAAGCCATTACTCACCGCCTTTGCAGATATAGTATA CTCTTTGAAAGATTCAGGGGAACTCTGGCTAGACGCTTATCTACATAAATAA
- the FADS1 gene encoding acyl-CoA (8-3)-desaturase isoform X2, with product MEDPFIAFHLDKTLVKKYMSPLLIGELAPDQPSFEPSKNKKLVEDFRELRATVEKMGLLKPNRTFFLLHLCHILALDVAAWLTIWYFGSSTVPFLFSALLLGTVQAQAGWLQHDFGHLSVFSESKWNHWVHKFVIGHLKGAPASWWNHLHFQHHAKPNCFRKDPDVNMHPLFFALGKKLSVELGEQKKKFMPYNHQHKYFFIIGPPALVPLYFQWYIFYFVVQRKQWVDLAWMLTFYIRFFLTYLPLLGVKGILGLHLLVRFIESNWFVWITQMNHIPMHIDYDKNVDWFSTQLQATCNVRQSLFNDWFSGHLNFQIEHHLFPTMPRHNYWKVAPLVKSLCAKHGIEYHCKPLLTAFADIVYSLKDSGELWLDAYLHK from the exons ATGGAA GATCCTTTCATAGCGTTTCATCTTGACAAGACACTGGTGAAAAAGTACATGAGCCCACTCTTGATTGGGGAACTGGCACCGGATCAACCCAGCTTTGAACCCAGCAAGAAT AAAAAGCTGGTAGAAGATTTCCGTGAGCTCCGTGCCACTGTGGAGAAGATGGGGCTTCTCAAACCCAACCGCacctttttcctcctgcatcTCTGCCACATCTTGGCGCTGGATGTTGCGGCATGGCTCACCATCTGGTACTTTGGGTCATCCACTGtgcctttcctcttctctgcgTTGCTTCTAGGCACTGTCCAG GCCCAGGCTGGCTGGCTCCAGCATGATTTTGGACACCTTTCAGTCTTTAGCGAGTCCAAATGGAACCACTGGGTGCACAAATTTGTGATCGGCCACCTGAAG GGAGCACCAGCCAGCTGGTGGAACCACCTCCACTTCCAGCACCACGCGAAACCCAACTGCTTCCGAAAGGACCCTGATGTTAACATGCACCCCTTATTTTTTGCTTTGGGAAAGAAGCTCTCTGTAGAG CTTGGcgaacaaaagaagaaattcatgCCTTATAACCACCAGCACAAGTACTTCTTCATCA TTGGTCCCCCAGCTCTGGTGCCTCTTTACTTCCAGTGGTACATATTCTACTTTGTAGTACAGAGGAAACAGTGGGTG GACCTGGCCTGGATGCTTACCTTCTACATTCGATTCTTCCTCACCTACCTGCCCTTACTGGGTGTGAAGGGTATCCTGGGGCTTCATCTGTTAGTCAG GTTCATAGAGAGTAACTGGTTTGTCTGGATTACGCAAATGAATCACATCCCTATGCATATTGATTACGATAAGAACGTGGACTGGTTCTCTACCCAG cTCCAGGCAACCTGTAATGTTCGTCAGTCCTTATTCAATGACTGGTTTAGTGGACATCTGAACTTCCAAATCGAGCACCA ccttttTCCTACAATGCCTCGACACAATTACTGGAAGGTGGCCCCTTTGGTGAAGTCCTTGTGTGCCAAACATGGTATTGAGTACCACTGCAAGCCATTACTCACCGCCTTTGCAGATATAGTATA CTCTTTGAAAGATTCAGGGGAACTCTGGCTAGACGCTTATCTACATAAATAA
- the FADS2 gene encoding acyl-CoA 6-desaturase isoform X1 — protein MGKGGEKGEESGECKPQVRSYTWEEIQKHNLRTDRWLVIERKVYNVTQWASRHPGGQRVIGHCAGEDATDAFQAFHINPSLVQKFLKPLLIGELAPGEPSQDRDKNSQLVEDFRTLRKTAEDMNLFRASPLFFSLYLAHIIAMEALAWLMVSYFGTGWITTLILACILATSQAQAGWLQHDFGHLSVFKKSSWNHIVHKFVIGHLKGASANWWNHRHFQHHAKPNIFKKDPDVNMLHIFVLGESQPIEYGKKKLKYLPYNHQHEYFFLIFPPLLIPVYFQIQIISTMIKRRFWADLAWAISYYMRYFITYIPFYGILGSLFLLTFVRFLESHWFVWVTQMNHIPMEIDCEKHKDWLSSQLAATCNIEQSFFNDWFTGHLNFQIEHHLFPTMPRHNFWKIKPLVKSLCAKYGVHYEEKSLGKAFVDIVGSLKKSGDLWLDAYLHK, from the exons ATGGGGAAGGGGGGCGAGAAAGGAGAGGAGTCCGGGGAGTGCAAGCCGCAGGTCCGCTCCTACACCTGGGAGGAGATCCAGAAGCACAACCTGAGGACGGACAGGTGGCTGGTGATAGAGCGGAAGGTTTACAATGTCACCCAGTGGGCGAGCAGGCACCCGGGCGGCCAGCGGGTCATCGGCCACTGCGCCGGCGAGGATGCCACG GATGCATTCCAGGCCTTCCACATCAATCCCAGCTTGGTGCAGAAGTTTCTCAAGCCATTACTTATTGGAGAGCTTGCTCCAGGGGAGCCCAGCCAGGACCGAGATAAAAAT TCCCAGCTGGTGGAGGATTTTCGGACCCTGAGGAAGACAGCAGAGGACATGAACTTATTCAGAGCCAGTcctttgttcttctctctttaCTTGGCCCATATCATTGCAATGGAAGCATTGGCTTGGCTAATGGTTTCATACTTCGGTACCGGCTGGATCACAACTCTAATCCTTGCCTGCATCCTTGCAACTTCCCAG GCCCAGGCAGGTTGGCTGCAACATGACTTTGGACACCTCTCAGTCTTTAAGAAGTCTTCCTGGAACCACATCGTCCACAAGTTTGTGATTGGACACCTTAAG GGTGCCTCTGCAAACTGGTGGAACCATCGTCACTTCCAACATCACGCTAAGCCCAACATATTCAAGAAAGACCCAGATGTGAACATGCTGCATATTTTTGTCCTTGGCGAAAGTCAGCCTATTGAG TACGGCAAGAAGAAGCTGAAGTACCTGCCTTACAACCACCAGCATGAGTACTTCTTCCTCA TCTTCCCACCTCTGCTCATCCCCGTGTATTTCCAAATCCAAATCATCTCAACCATGATCAAGCGCAGGTTCTGGGCG GACCTGGCCTGGGCCATCAGCTACTACATGCGCTATTTCATCACATACATCCCATTCTATGGCATTCTGGGATCCCTGTTTCTCCTCACTTTTGTCAG GTTTCTGGAGAGCCACTGGTTTGTATGGGTCACTCAGATGAATCACATTCCAATGGAAATTGATTGTGAGAAGCACAAAGACTGGCTTAGCTCTCAG CTGGCAGCCACCTGCAATATTGAGCAATCCTTTTTCAATGACTGGTTCACCGGGCACCTGAACTTTCAAATTGAGCACCA CCTGTTCCCAACAATGCCACGGCACAATTTCTGGAAAATCAAACCCTTGGTGAAGTCATTATGTGCCAAGTATGGAGTGCATTACGAAGAGAAGTCTCTTGGAAAAGCATTTGTAGACATAGTTGG gtCACTAAAGAAATCTGGAGATTTATGGCTGGATGCTTACCTCCACAAGTGA